DNA sequence from the Pseudoduganella plicata genome:
TCGGCGGAGGTCCTGCATGGCCAGTTATGGGCCAAGCTGTCGGATCACGCGCCGATCGTGGCTACCCTGAGCCTTGCCTGACATGCGTCCCGTTGAGTTCATTGCCGATAACGAAGTAAAACTGCTGCACTGCGGTACCGAGTTCTTCCCCGCCCTGGTGGAAGCGATCGATGCCGCGCAGGGCGAGATCTACTTCGAAACGTATATTTTCGCCGATGACGAAACGGGACAGGCTGTGCTGGCCGCGCTGATGCGGGCGGGGCAGAGGGGCGTTACCGTACGCGTGATCACCGACTGGTTTGGCACCGGCAACGGCCGCTCGAACCGGATGCACGCGCAACTGCTCGAAGCGGGTGTCGAGCACCGTATCTTCAACCCGTGGTTCCGTCGCGGCGTCACCCGCACGCATCGCAAGATCTGCGTGGTCGACCGCTGCATCGCGTTCGTCGGCGGCATCAATATCAACGACGACATGTTCTGCGACTACGACCACAGCAAGGCCCTGTGCGCCCCCCGCTGGGACTTCGCCGTGGCCGTCGAGGGGCCGTTGCTGGCCGCCATCCAGAAGGAGGCCCAGGCGCAGTGGCTGCGCCTGGGCCGCATGCCGCTGAAGCAGCGTTTCAGCCTGTACAACGAACTGCGCCGGGCCAACAAGGTCGCGGTGGAGGCGACCGTGCAGGCCGGCTTTGTCGTGCGCGACAATCTGCGCAACCGCCAGACCATCCAGAAAGCCTACCTGAACGCCCTGGGCCGCGCGCGCAAGAGTGTGCTGCTGGCCAATCCATATTTCGCGCCAGGACGCAAGTTCCGCCGGGCGCTGTCGCAGACGGCCCAGCGCGGCGTCGAGGTCGTGCTGTTGATCGGCGTGGGCGAACACTGGCTGCAGGATGCCGTCGCCCATTCGTTCTACCCGAAGCTGCTGGCGTCCGGCGTCAAGGTCGTCGAGTATCATAAGACCCAGCTGCATGCCAAGGTTGCCGTCATCGATGACGAATGGGCGACGGTCGGCTCGTCCAACGTGGATGGACTGAGCCTGTTTTTGAACCAGGAAGCGAACGTCGTGATCAAGGACGCCGCCTTCGCCGTGGATTTGCGCCGGCATATCGAAGCGGCAGTGGCGGAGGGCGTCGAAATCCATCCGCACGAATACGAGCACGTCGGCCGCTTCCGCCGCATCGGCTACGAGATCGCCTACGTGGTCTACAAGACGCTGATGCGCATCTTCGCAGTAGGAAAGTACGCCTGATGGACAATGTAAGGATCGACAAATGGCTGTGGGCCGCGCGCTTCTTCAAGACGCGCAGCCTGGCAACGGACGCCATTGACAACGGTAAAGTAAAAATCGGCGGCGACCGCGTCAAGCCGGCCCGGACGCTGAAGCTGGGCGAACGGCTGCACATCGACAACGGTTCAGACGAGTGGGACGTCCTCGTGCTGGGGCTGTCCGACAAGCGCCAGGGCGCGCCCATCGCCCGCACCTTGTACGAGGAAACGGAAGAGTCCATCGCCCGGCGCCAGAAGGAAGCCGAGCGCCGCAAGCTGTTCCAGGAACCGGCTGCCGACTTCAAGGGCCGCCCGACCAAGCGCGACCGCCGCCTGCGCGAGAGCATCGACACGGGCGAGTGACGCCGTAGAAAACCGGTGACAGGCTCCTGTTTTTTTGGAAAAACAGGAGCCTGTCACCCCTGCTGATACCGGCAGCGGCACGCAAGCGCCGCATACTGCCACCGGCCCCGTCAAAATAGAACGCCACCTCTAACAATGAGGTTTGACATTTATCCTGCTCTGGATAATAGTACGAGCGTTCGTAATTTTTTTTCACACGATGTAAATCGTCGGAGGGAGAATGGACTTTTTCTCCTGAAGCGACGATTCCAAGTGAGCGCCCTAGTTATCAATACCTCGACAAAATTCATGCGCAAGGGTGAAATGACCCGCGCCGCCATCCTGGACGTGGCCCTGGACCTGGCCAGCCGTGACGGGCTGGAGGGCCTGACCATCGGCCTGCTGGCGGACAAGATGAACATGAGCAAATCGGGAGTGTTCGCCCACTTCGGTTCGCGTGAAGACTTGCAGCTGGAAGTGTTGAAGCTGTATCACCGCCGTTTCGAGCAGGATGTGTTCTATCCCAGCATCAAGGAGCCTCGTGGCCTGCCCCGCCTGCGCGCGATGTTCGCGCACTGGGTCAAGCGCGTCAGCATCGAGATCGCGTCCGGCTGTATCTATATCAGCGGCGCCGTCGAATACGACGACCGTCCCGGACCGATCCGCGAGGAGCTGGTGTCGATGGTGGGTGCCTGGCAAAGCGCGCTGCTGCGCGCGGCCCAGCAGGCCATCGAAATGGGCCACCTGAAAGCCGATACGGATGGCCAGCAGCTGGTGTACGAGATGTATGGCCTGATCCTGGCAGTCCATCACGATGCCCGCTTCCTGCGCATCCCCGGCAGCGTGGACCGCGCCAGCATCGGCTTCAACCGCCTTATCGAGAATCACCAATCTTAAGCCGGCGCCCGCGCCGGTACTTCAGTCAATAACTTAGCCTTTAGTCGTCAGGAGATAAACATGGGTCAATACGTCGCGCCAATCCGGGATATGCAATTCGTGCTGCATGAGTTCCTGAAGGTGGAAGAGCAGCTCAAGGAACTGCCGGCCCACGCCGAGACGGATGCCGACATCATCAACCAGGTGCTGGAAGAGGGTGCGAAATTCACGTCCGAAGTGCTGTTCCCGCTGAACCACTCCGGCGACCGCGAAGGCTGCAAGCATGACGCGCAGGCGAAAACCGTCACGACGCCGAAGGGCTTCAAGGAAGCGTACAAGCAGTACGTGGACGGCGGCTGGGCTGCGCTTGCATGCGACCCCGAATTCGGTGGCCAGGGCCTGCCGGTCGTGCTGAACAACTCGTTCTACGAGATGCTGAACTCCTCCAACCAGGCATGGACGATGTATCCGGGCCTGTCGCACGGCGCCTACGAGTGCCTGAAGGAGCACGGCACCGACGAGCAGAAACGCCTGTACCTGCCGAAGCTGGTCTCCGGCGAATGGACCGGCACGATGTGCCTGACCGAACCGCACTGCGGCACCGACCTGGGCCTGCTGCGCTCGAAAGCCATCCCGAACGACGACGGTTCCTGGACCATCACCGGCAACAAGATCTTCATCTCGGCCGGCGAGCACGACATGTCCGACAACATCCTGCACCTGGTGCTGGCCCGCGTGCCGGACGCACCGGAAGGCTCGAAAGGCATCTCGCTGTTCCTGGTGCCGAAGTTCCTGCCGAACGACGACGGCAGCGTCGGCGAGCGCAACCCGATCTTCTGCGGCGCCATCGAGGAAAAGATGGGCATCCACGGTAACTCCACCTGCCAGATGAACCTGGACGGCGCGAAAGGCTGGATCATCGGCCAGCCGAACAAGGGCCTGAACGCCATGTTCGTGTTCATGAACGCGGCCCGCCTGGGCGTGGGCATGCAGTCGCTGGGCCTGACCGAAGTCGCGTACCAGAACGCGCTGGTGTATGCCAAGGACCGCGTGCAGATGCGTTCCCTGTCGGGCGTGAAGGCACCGGACAAGCCAGCCGACCCGATCATCGTGCACCCGGACGTGCGCCGCATGCTGCTGACCGCCAAGGCCTACGCCGAAGGCGCGCGCGCATTCTCGTCGTACGTCGCACTGCAGATCGACCGTGAACTGAACCACCCGGACGAAGAAGTGCGCAAGGAAGCGGCCGACGAAGTCGCGCTGCTGACCCCCGTCATCAAGGCCTTCATCACCGACAACGCATGGATCGCCACGTCCGAAGCGATGCAGGTGTACGGCGGCCACGGCTACATTTCGGAATGGGGCATGGAGCAGTACGTGCGCGACGCCCGCATCAACCTGATCTACGAAGGCACCAACACGATCCAGTCGCTGGACCTGCTGGGCCGCAAGATCCTGATGGACAACGGCGCCAAGCTGCGCAAGTTCGGCGAGAAGGTGCGTGCCTTCGTCGAGGAAAATGGCACCGACGAAGCGATGTCCGAATTCGTCACGCCGCTGGGCGAGCTGGGCGAAAAAGTGGGCAAGCTGACGATGGAAATCGGCATGAAGGCCTTCCAGAACCAGGACGAAGTGGGCGCGGCCGCCGTGCCTTACCTGCGCGTCGTGGGCCACCTGGTGTACAGCTACTTCTTCGCGCAGATGGCCAAGATC
Encoded proteins:
- the clsB gene encoding cardiolipin synthase ClsB, giving the protein MRPVEFIADNEVKLLHCGTEFFPALVEAIDAAQGEIYFETYIFADDETGQAVLAALMRAGQRGVTVRVITDWFGTGNGRSNRMHAQLLEAGVEHRIFNPWFRRGVTRTHRKICVVDRCIAFVGGININDDMFCDYDHSKALCAPRWDFAVAVEGPLLAAIQKEAQAQWLRLGRMPLKQRFSLYNELRRANKVAVEATVQAGFVVRDNLRNRQTIQKAYLNALGRARKSVLLANPYFAPGRKFRRALSQTAQRGVEVVLLIGVGEHWLQDAVAHSFYPKLLASGVKVVEYHKTQLHAKVAVIDDEWATVGSSNVDGLSLFLNQEANVVIKDAAFAVDLRRHIEAAVAEGVEIHPHEYEHVGRFRRIGYEIAYVVYKTLMRIFAVGKYA
- a CDS encoding RNA-binding S4 domain-containing protein; its protein translation is MDNVRIDKWLWAARFFKTRSLATDAIDNGKVKIGGDRVKPARTLKLGERLHIDNGSDEWDVLVLGLSDKRQGAPIARTLYEETEESIARRQKEAERRKLFQEPAADFKGRPTKRDRRLRESIDTGE
- a CDS encoding TetR/AcrR family transcriptional regulator, with protein sequence MRKGEMTRAAILDVALDLASRDGLEGLTIGLLADKMNMSKSGVFAHFGSREDLQLEVLKLYHRRFEQDVFYPSIKEPRGLPRLRAMFAHWVKRVSIEIASGCIYISGAVEYDDRPGPIREELVSMVGAWQSALLRAAQQAIEMGHLKADTDGQQLVYEMYGLILAVHHDARFLRIPGSVDRASIGFNRLIENHQS
- a CDS encoding acyl-CoA dehydrogenase C-terminal domain-containing protein; protein product: MGQYVAPIRDMQFVLHEFLKVEEQLKELPAHAETDADIINQVLEEGAKFTSEVLFPLNHSGDREGCKHDAQAKTVTTPKGFKEAYKQYVDGGWAALACDPEFGGQGLPVVLNNSFYEMLNSSNQAWTMYPGLSHGAYECLKEHGTDEQKRLYLPKLVSGEWTGTMCLTEPHCGTDLGLLRSKAIPNDDGSWTITGNKIFISAGEHDMSDNILHLVLARVPDAPEGSKGISLFLVPKFLPNDDGSVGERNPIFCGAIEEKMGIHGNSTCQMNLDGAKGWIIGQPNKGLNAMFVFMNAARLGVGMQSLGLTEVAYQNALVYAKDRVQMRSLSGVKAPDKPADPIIVHPDVRRMLLTAKAYAEGARAFSSYVALQIDRELNHPDEEVRKEAADEVALLTPVIKAFITDNAWIATSEAMQVYGGHGYISEWGMEQYVRDARINLIYEGTNTIQSLDLLGRKILMDNGAKLRKFGEKVRAFVEENGTDEAMSEFVTPLGELGEKVGKLTMEIGMKAFQNQDEVGAAAVPYLRVVGHLVYSYFFAQMAKIALEKKDSGDKFYEAKLQTTRFYFARLYPETAMLIRQARSGAANLMALDADLF